In one Candidatus Nitronereus thalassa genomic region, the following are encoded:
- the otsB gene encoding trehalose-phosphatase has product MKNLPSIPRLNLSQFDAAIFDLDGVVTQTAKVHAAAWKNMFDDFLNIRASQTGVPFQPFAPVQDYRQYVDGKPRYDGVTSFLHSRGIDLPYGEPSDHPSHDTICGLGNLKNRKFLETLHAQGVDVFPSTLALINFLKARGKTVAVVTASENCQEILQAAEIKDLFTVSVDGRDAKTFHLHGKPEPDTFVKAAELLGVHPQQAVVFEDALAGVEAGQAGHFGLVIGIDRAGQSEALHSHGGDVVVSDLVEIEVLDEAGVLWISSQALPSALHQFKKLMAEFHEKRVIVFLDYDGTLTPIVNRPELAVLSSEMREALTLLSRQCPVGIISGRDRKDVSDLVKLDSLIYAGSHGFDIAGPQELNLHHEVGTEFTSALDQAESDLRDRLLGIPGLLLERKKFSITVHYRLVPQDQIPKVAHVVTQVVSTFPTLQRSEGKKVFEIQPRLEWDKGKALLWLLDGLDWKEKNYFPVYIGDDLTDENAFRVLAGMGIGIVVEDGYRFSSAQYALENPHEVQQFLMHLYHHLDRMAS; this is encoded by the coding sequence ATGAAGAATCTCCCTTCAATCCCTAGGCTGAATTTATCTCAGTTTGATGCCGCCATTTTTGACTTGGATGGGGTCGTCACCCAAACAGCCAAGGTTCATGCGGCGGCATGGAAGAACATGTTTGATGACTTTCTCAATATCCGTGCCTCACAGACGGGCGTACCTTTTCAGCCATTTGCCCCTGTCCAGGATTACCGTCAGTATGTGGATGGGAAACCGAGATATGATGGCGTGACCAGTTTTTTACATTCTCGCGGAATTGACCTGCCTTACGGAGAACCCTCAGATCACCCGAGCCATGACACCATTTGCGGATTGGGCAATCTCAAAAACAGAAAATTCTTAGAAACACTTCATGCACAGGGTGTAGACGTCTTTCCTTCGACGCTTGCGCTGATCAATTTCCTTAAGGCGAGGGGAAAGACGGTCGCGGTTGTGACGGCTAGCGAGAACTGCCAGGAAATTCTTCAGGCCGCTGAAATAAAGGACCTTTTTACTGTCAGTGTGGATGGCCGAGACGCCAAGACCTTTCACCTGCACGGCAAACCGGAACCTGATACGTTTGTAAAGGCAGCGGAATTGCTCGGGGTTCACCCTCAACAAGCCGTGGTCTTTGAAGACGCCTTAGCCGGCGTCGAAGCCGGTCAGGCCGGACATTTTGGTTTGGTGATAGGAATCGATCGTGCGGGCCAGTCCGAAGCTCTGCATTCTCATGGAGGGGATGTGGTTGTTTCCGATTTGGTTGAAATCGAAGTCCTCGATGAAGCCGGGGTCTTATGGATTAGCTCGCAAGCCTTGCCTTCTGCGCTCCACCAATTCAAGAAATTGATGGCTGAATTTCATGAAAAACGAGTCATCGTCTTTTTAGATTACGATGGAACATTAACGCCAATTGTGAATCGACCAGAGTTGGCCGTGCTATCTTCTGAAATGCGTGAGGCTTTGACCCTTTTGAGTCGTCAATGTCCGGTTGGTATTATCTCTGGTCGAGACCGCAAAGATGTTTCGGATTTGGTCAAACTCGATTCCTTGATCTATGCGGGGAGCCACGGGTTCGATATTGCCGGACCTCAAGAGCTGAATCTTCATCATGAAGTCGGGACAGAATTTACTTCGGCACTCGATCAGGCGGAGTCAGACCTTCGGGACCGGTTGCTTGGCATTCCCGGTTTATTACTTGAGCGAAAGAAATTCTCCATTACCGTGCATTATCGCCTGGTTCCTCAAGACCAGATACCAAAGGTTGCTCACGTGGTGACACAGGTCGTATCAACCTTTCCGACCCTCCAACGATCTGAAGGAAAGAAAGTCTTTGAGATTCAACCACGGCTCGAATGGGATAAAGGCAAAGCCTTGTTATGGTTGCTTGATGGATTGGATTGGAAAGAAAAGAATTATTTTCCTGTCTATATCGGAGACGATCTGACGGACGAAAATGCGTTTCGTGTGTTAGCTGGTATGGGTATAGGAATCGTGGTGGAGGATGGATATCGGTTTTCCTCTGCACAATATGC
- a CDS encoding PepSY domain-containing protein yields MTISKSVVLVLLSVSVLLGTGCAHMRKHHEQCEIKEKVHVAGEAKVSADQAIQTALQKVPGTVVEAELEEEKDHKVIWEVEIVTTDGKLMEVEIDANTGEVLEVEEEKAD; encoded by the coding sequence ATGACTATCAGTAAATCAGTTGTTTTGGTGTTACTCAGTGTGAGCGTACTTTTGGGCACAGGATGTGCGCATATGCGCAAGCACCACGAGCAATGCGAAATTAAAGAAAAAGTCCATGTCGCGGGTGAGGCCAAAGTCTCGGCAGACCAAGCTATCCAAACGGCCTTGCAAAAAGTGCCAGGAACGGTCGTGGAAGCGGAGCTTGAAGAGGAAAAGGATCACAAAGTCATCTGGGAAGTCGAAATCGTGACGACCGATGGGAAATTAATGGAAGTCGAAATCGACGCCAATACGGGTGAAGTGTTAGAAGTCGAAGA